Proteins encoded within one genomic window of Solibaculum mannosilyticum:
- a CDS encoding relaxase/mobilization nuclease domain-containing protein yields the protein MATTRIMPLHIGKGRTESRAISDIIDYVANPQKTDNGKLITSYGCDSRTADAEFLLAKRQYIAATGRVRGTDDVIAYHVRQSFRPGEITPEEANRLGIEFARRFTKGNHSFVVCTHIDKSHIHNHIIWSAVNMDCDRKFRNFWGSTRAVRRLSDTICIENGLSIVENPKPHGKSYNKWLGEQAKPSHREQLRVMIDRALEQKPADFDTLLQLLSEMGCEVSRRGKAIRLKAPGWKNVARMDDKLGAGYSETEIRAVLAGEKQHTPRKKSTVQPEPPKVNLLVDIQAKLQAGKGAGYARWAKVFNLKQMAQTVNFLTEHHLLDYTELEEKAVAATAHHNELSAQIKATEKRMAEIAVLRTHIVNYAKTRETYVAYRKAGYSRKFREEHEQEILLHQAAKNAFDEMGVKKLPKVKDLQSEYAKLLEEKKKTYAEYRRSREEMRELLTAKANVDRLLKMDEEQKKEQEKDHGQR from the coding sequence ATGGCAACCACACGCATCATGCCGCTGCATATCGGCAAGGGTCGGACTGAGAGCCGTGCCATCAGCGATATTATTGACTATGTGGCAAATCCCCAAAAGACCGACAACGGAAAATTGATTACCAGCTATGGATGTGACAGCCGCACTGCTGATGCAGAGTTTCTGTTGGCAAAGCGGCAGTATATTGCCGCCACCGGACGAGTGCGCGGTACAGATGATGTGATCGCCTACCATGTGCGCCAGTCGTTCAGGCCCGGAGAGATCACACCGGAGGAAGCCAACCGGCTGGGCATAGAATTTGCCAGGCGGTTCACCAAAGGCAATCATTCCTTTGTGGTCTGCACCCACATCGACAAATCGCATATTCATAATCACATCATCTGGTCGGCGGTCAATATGGATTGTGACCGGAAGTTCCGTAACTTTTGGGGAAGCACCAGAGCTGTTCGACGTTTAAGTGACACCATTTGTATCGAGAACGGACTATCCATTGTGGAGAACCCCAAGCCCCACGGAAAAAGCTACAACAAGTGGCTGGGCGAACAAGCCAAGCCCTCCCATCGGGAACAGCTACGGGTGATGATTGACCGGGCGCTGGAGCAAAAGCCAGCAGACTTTGACACACTTCTGCAACTGCTTTCCGAGATGGGCTGCGAGGTATCTCGGCGCGGGAAAGCAATCCGCCTTAAAGCTCCCGGTTGGAAGAATGTAGCCCGTATGGATGACAAGCTGGGAGCCGGGTACAGCGAAACAGAAATCCGTGCGGTGCTGGCTGGAGAAAAGCAGCACACGCCCCGCAAGAAATCCACCGTGCAGCCGGAGCCACCCAAGGTCAATTTGCTGGTGGATATTCAGGCAAAATTGCAGGCCGGGAAAGGTGCTGGATATGCACGCTGGGCCAAGGTTTTTAACTTAAAACAGATGGCGCAGACCGTGAATTTTCTTACCGAACATCACCTACTGGACTATACAGAGCTGGAAGAAAAAGCGGTGGCGGCTACCGCCCATCACAATGAGCTGTCAGCGCAGATTAAGGCGACGGAGAAACGCATGGCAGAGATCGCCGTCCTGCGTACCCATATCGTTAATTATGCCAAGACCCGCGAGACCTATGTTGCCTATCGCAAGGCCGGTTATTCCCGAAAATTTCGGGAGGAACATGAGCAAGAAATTCTGCTCCATCAGGCGGCAAAAAATGCCTTTGATGAGATGGGAGTGAAGAAGCTGCCCAAGGTCAAAGACCTGCAATCTGAGTATGCCAAACTGCTGGAGGAAAAGAAGAAAACCTACGCCGAGTACCGGCGTTCCCGTGAGGAAATGCGGGAACTTTTGACGGCAAAGGCCAATGTGGATCGGCTGCTGAAAATGGATGAGGAACAGAAAAAAGAACAAGAAAAAGACCACGGCCAGCGGTAA
- a CDS encoding nucleotidyl transferase AbiEii/AbiGii toxin family protein, protein MIKTARQLKDLIRNLSRKKSADAQLLMRNYMMERFLERISLSEYRDKFILKGGMLVAAMVGLDARSTMDLDATVKGANVNVEDIENLISAIVSVPLDDGVKFQLKSISEIMDEAEYPGIRVNMTTTFDGVVTPLKIDISTGDAITPREIRYSFKLMLEDRSIDIWAYNLETVLAEKLETIITRTTTNTRMRDFYDIYILEQLHGNTLDPQILHDALRATAHKRGTERHLAEAAEVFEEVENSSVMQKLWESYRKKFSYAADLEWNIIMGAVRSLYALSEKESSL, encoded by the coding sequence ATGATAAAAACAGCAAGGCAGTTGAAGGATCTGATCCGCAATCTTTCCAGAAAAAAATCTGCGGACGCCCAGCTCTTGATGCGGAACTACATGATGGAGCGTTTTCTGGAGCGTATCTCCCTTTCTGAATATCGTGACAAATTTATTCTGAAAGGCGGTATGCTGGTAGCGGCTATGGTTGGTCTGGATGCCCGTTCCACGATGGATTTGGACGCTACTGTAAAAGGAGCCAATGTCAATGTGGAGGACATAGAGAATTTGATTTCCGCTATTGTGAGTGTCCCGCTTGATGATGGCGTCAAATTCCAGCTGAAAAGTATTTCGGAGATTATGGATGAGGCGGAATATCCGGGGATTCGCGTAAATATGACTACAACCTTTGACGGTGTGGTGACGCCTTTGAAGATTGACATTTCCACAGGGGATGCCATTACCCCCAGGGAGATCCGCTACTCTTTCAAGCTGATGCTGGAAGATCGCTCCATTGATATTTGGGCGTACAATCTGGAAACGGTTCTGGCCGAAAAGCTGGAAACGATCATTACCAGAACTACCACCAACACCCGCATGAGAGATTTCTATGACATTTATATTCTGGAACAGCTGCATGGGAATACATTGGACCCTCAGATTCTCCATGATGCGCTGCGGGCCACTGCTCACAAACGCGGGACAGAACGACATCTTGCAGAAGCTGCCGAAGTTTTTGAGGAAGTGGAGAACAGCTCGGTTATGCAGAAACTTTGGGAATCGTACCGCAAAAAATTTTCCTATGCGGCAGATCTGGAGTGGAACATCATCATGGGGGCGGTGCGCAGTTTATACGCTCTCAGTGAAAAGGAATCGAGCCTATGA
- a CDS encoding type IV toxin-antitoxin system AbiEi family antitoxin domain-containing protein, whose product MGQFEQLDQLLETQDGMLRTAQVVSAGISKPVFYDYVHSRELERVAHGIYLSKDAWVDAMYLLHLRVEQAVFSHETALFFHDLTDREPLEYTVTVKTGYNPSKLKAEGVQVFTIKAELHGVGLTTAQTPFGHTVPVYDLERTICDLLRSRNNMEMQTFQGALKMYARRKDKDLRTLMRYAGMFRVEKILRQYLEVLL is encoded by the coding sequence GTGGGACAATTTGAACAGCTGGATCAGCTGCTGGAAACACAGGATGGGATGCTGCGAACAGCTCAAGTAGTATCTGCTGGTATTTCTAAGCCTGTTTTTTATGATTATGTGCACTCACGGGAATTGGAGCGGGTCGCGCATGGAATTTATCTTTCCAAGGATGCCTGGGTCGATGCCATGTACTTACTTCATCTGCGGGTCGAACAGGCAGTGTTTTCCCATGAGACAGCTTTATTTTTTCACGATCTGACAGACCGCGAGCCGCTGGAATATACGGTCACAGTCAAGACCGGATATAATCCCTCCAAGCTGAAAGCAGAGGGCGTACAGGTATTCACCATTAAGGCGGAACTGCATGGGGTGGGCCTGACAACGGCTCAGACACCATTTGGGCATACAGTTCCTGTCTATGACCTGGAGCGCACCATCTGCGACCTGCTCCGCAGCAGGAACAACATGGAGATGCAGACTTTTCAAGGGGCATTAAAGATGTATGCCAGAAGAAAAGACAAAGACCTGCGGACATTGATGCGGTATGCCGGTATGTTCCGGGTAGAAAAAATTCTGCGGCAGTATTTGGAGGTGCTTTTATGA
- a CDS encoding helix-turn-helix domain-containing protein, translating to MKLNEAVSKRLLELLDERKMTQYQLYMKSGVPKSTIGNVINCSYDSVKLRIIHEMCQGMGIGIDTFFASPLFQEDNLEP from the coding sequence ATGAAGCTAAACGAGGCGGTAAGCAAACGTCTGTTAGAATTACTAGATGAAAGAAAAATGACACAATATCAACTGTATATGAAAAGCGGTGTTCCCAAGTCTACGATTGGAAATGTCATCAACTGCTCGTATGATTCGGTTAAGCTACGGATCATTCATGAGATGTGCCAAGGAATGGGGATTGGGATAGATACCTTTTTTGCATCGCCGCTTTTTCAAGAAGATAACCTAGAACCATAA
- a CDS encoding CD1845 family protein, which yields MRAIWFILKLPLKILMAPVILSLTLFVWICVGIVYVSGLVLGLISMVVALLGVAVLITYSLQNGIILLVIAFLISPYGLPMAAIWLLGKVQDLKFIIQDLVYG from the coding sequence ATGAGGGCGATCTGGTTCATTCTGAAACTGCCGTTGAAGATTTTAATGGCTCCGGTGATTCTGTCGCTGACCCTGTTCGTCTGGATTTGTGTGGGGATTGTCTATGTCTCCGGTTTGGTGCTGGGGCTTATCAGCATGGTGGTTGCCCTGCTGGGTGTGGCAGTTCTGATTACTTACTCCTTGCAAAACGGCATTATCCTGCTGGTGATAGCATTTCTCATTAGTCCCTATGGTTTGCCAATGGCTGCAATCTGGCTACTGGGCAAGGTACAGGACTTGAAGTTTATCATTCAAGATTTGGTTTATGGATAA
- a CDS encoding plasmid mobilization protein gives MSAKKRKRDVPVLFWVSDAEMEAIQQKMAQFGTKNLSAYLRKMAVDGYVVQLDLPELKELVSLLRRSSNNLNQLTRRVHETGRIYDADLEDIAQRQEQLWEGVKEILTQLSRLS, from the coding sequence ATGAGCGCCAAAAAGCGTAAACGGGATGTGCCGGTCCTGTTTTGGGTTTCCGATGCGGAGATGGAAGCGATCCAGCAGAAAATGGCACAGTTCGGAACAAAAAACCTGAGCGCCTATCTGCGGAAGATGGCTGTGGACGGCTATGTGGTACAGCTGGACTTGCCGGAGCTGAAGGAACTGGTATCCCTGTTGCGCCGAAGCAGCAATAACCTGAACCAGCTCACCCGACGGGTACATGAAACGGGGCGGATTTATGATGCTGACCTGGAGGATATAGCCCAACGGCAGGAGCAGTTATGGGAGGGCGTGAAAGAAATCCTAACCCAGCTTTCCAGGCTTTCGTAA
- a CDS encoding DUF3848 domain-containing protein yields the protein MNTNDLNTALYEKMAAEQDKYRDWLKSQPPEEILHHTYEYTVREDIVMAMEDLELTDAQAQALLDSPTPLADVYRHFEKLETGYMDVIRDSIENRADDVCKVLEEQRSIPLYLHSAAYASQHGEMAQYNRSYQANFDCKEAIEHAISAHYADNRLDTESAVKAVLEKFGSERVQFILANTIQHKDSDGRVSRDNKAWAKTIPMPEDSGTSRHCAYLVVDEVNLGLTDLFTRQARKTLQEPEKGSVLQKLKQEPTTHKPALSKKQEPER from the coding sequence ATGAATACCAACGATCTGAATACGGCCCTTTATGAGAAGATGGCCGCTGAACAGGACAAATACCGGGACTGGCTGAAAAGCCAGCCCCCGGAGGAAATCCTGCACCATACCTATGAGTACACCGTCCGGGAGGACATTGTGATGGCGATGGAGGACTTGGAGCTGACCGATGCCCAGGCCCAGGCGCTTTTGGATTCGCCTACACCGCTGGCCGATGTGTACCGTCACTTTGAGAAGCTGGAGACCGGCTACATGGATGTGATCCGGGACAGCATTGAAAACCGAGCGGATGATGTGTGTAAGGTTTTGGAAGAACAGCGGTCCATCCCTCTCTATCTCCATTCTGCCGCCTATGCGTCCCAGCATGGGGAGATGGCACAATATAACCGCTCTTATCAGGCAAACTTTGACTGTAAAGAGGCCATTGAACACGCCATCAGCGCCCACTATGCGGATAACCGACTGGATACGGAGTCTGCGGTTAAGGCGGTGCTGGAAAAGTTCGGGTCGGAACGAGTACAGTTCATCCTTGCCAACACCATCCAGCATAAGGACAGCGACGGTCGCGTTTCCCGTGACAACAAAGCCTGGGCAAAGACCATTCCCATGCCGGAGGACAGCGGCACTTCGCGCCACTGTGCTTATCTGGTTGTGGATGAGGTCAATCTTGGTCTGACCGATCTGTTTACACGGCAGGCACGAAAAACGCTTCAGGAACCGGAGAAAGGCTCTGTCTTGCAAAAGCTCAAACAGGAGCCTACCACCCACAAGCCTGCTTTATCGAAGAAACAGGAGCCGGAACGATGA